In the Candidatus Poribacteria bacterium genome, CGCGCATCTGATCGCCGGCGACGATGCGGATAGGGAGGTGACTCGATGGCGAACGAACGCCGAGGGCGCTCCTGGGCGGCGTGGTACGCGACGCTGGCGCCGGGAATCCTCGTCGCTGCGACCGGCGTCGGAGCAGGCGACCTGCTGACGGCAAGCCTCGCCGGTGCGACCGTGGGGCTTGGGCTGCTCTGGGCTCCCATTGCCGGCGGCGTGCTCAAGTGGACCCTCAACGAAGGCATCGCCCGCTGGCAGATGGCGACCGGCACGACGCTGCTCGAAGGCTGGTCGTCGCGCCTCGGTGGGTGGGCTCGGTTCCCCTTCATCGTCTACTTCCTGTTCTGGTCGCTGATGGTGGGCGGCGCGCTCGTGAGCGCGTGCGGCGTCGCCGGCGACGGTCTTCTGCGCCTGGGCGACCCGAAGACTTCGCGCATCATCTGGGGCGTCGTCCACTCGCTGGTGGGCTTGGCGCTGGTACGGATCGGCGGCTTCCGGCTGTTCGAGAAGGTGATGTCCATCTGCATCGGGATGATGTTCGTAACGGTCATCCTGACGGCATTCCTCGTCGGACCGGACTGGGGAGCCGTCGCGCGAGGCATCTTCGTGCCGACGCTCTCGCGTGAGAGCCTGCCGTGGGCGTTGGGCGTGCTGGGCGGCGTCGGCGGAACCGTCACGCTGCTGTCGTATGGCTACTGGATTCGAGAGTCGGGTCGGGAGGGAT is a window encoding:
- a CDS encoding divalent metal cation transporter, with the protein product MLVAATGVGAGDLLTASLAGATVGLGLLWAPIAGGVLKWTLNEGIARWQMATGTTLLEGWSSRLGGWARFPFIVYFLFWSLMVGGALVSACGVAGDGLLRLGDPKTSRIIWGVVHSLVGLALVRIGGFRLFEKVMSICIGMMFVTVILTAFLVGPDWGAVARGIFVPTLSRESLPWALGVLGGVGGTVTLLSYGYWIRESGREGSEGLRASRLDLAVAYAGTSLFGVAMILIGSRIQVSKSGGDVALQLADQLALALGPGARWFFLVGFWGAVFSSLLGVWQSAPYLFADFLATGKAEPPPEDLARTRSYQGFLVAIAVVPLVLLWLSVKQIQLAYAVMGAMFMPFLALTLLLMNNRTGWVGAPFQNRWWINVLLVVTLVFFAVTGILQLTGAIPKSGA